Proteins co-encoded in one Cricetulus griseus strain 17A/GY chromosome 1 unlocalized genomic scaffold, alternate assembly CriGri-PICRH-1.0 chr1_1, whole genome shotgun sequence genomic window:
- the Btd gene encoding biotinidase isoform X2, producing MPSPSLVKWNPCLEPFRFNDTEVLQRLSCMAMKGQMFLVANLGTKQPCLRSDPECPHDGRYQFNTNVVFSNNGTLVDRYRKHNLYFEAAFDTPANVDLITFDTPFAGKFGMFTCFDILFFDPTIRLLRDSEVKHIVYPTAWMNQLPLLAAIEIQKALATAFGVSVLAANIHHPTLGMTGSGIHTPLQSFWYHDMDNPDGHLIIAQVATNPQGLVGKENATSEMDPSHSKFLKIVSGDPYCEKDAQEVHCDEAAKWNMNAPPTFHSEMMYDNFTLVPVWGKEGYLQVCSNSLCCHLLYERPTLSKELYALGVFDGLHTVHGTYYIQVCALVKCGGLGFDTCGQEITEAQGLFDFHLWGNFSTSFIFPLFLTSGMTLDTPNQLGWENDHYFLRKSGLSSGLVTAALYGRLYERD from the exons ATGCCATCTCCCAGCCTGGTCAAGTGGAACCCATGTCTGGAGCCCTTTCGGTTCAACGACACAGAG GTCCTCCAGCGCCTGAGTTGTATGGCCATGAAGGGACAGATGTTCTTGGTGGCCAATCTCGGAACAAAGCAGCCTTGCCTTCGCAGTGACCCTGAGTGCCCACATGATGGGAGATACCAGTTTAATACAAATGTGGTGTTCAGCAACAATGGAACCCTTGTTGACCGCTACCGTAAGCACAACCTGTACTTTGAGGCAGCCTTTGACACCCCGGCTAACGTGGACCTCATCACCTTTGATACCCCCTTTGCTGGCAAGTTTGGCATGTTCACTTGCTTTGATATCCTGTTCTTTGACCCCACCATCCGTCTTCTCAGAGACTCTGAGGTGAAGCACATTGTGTACCCCACGGCCTGGATGAACCAGCTGCCACTCTTGGCAGCCATTGAAATTCAGAAAGCATTGGCCACTGCCTTTGGTGTCAGTGTTCTGGCAGCTAACATCCACCACCCGACTCTGGGGATGACTGGCAGTGGCATACACACTCCTCTTCAGTCCTTTTGGTACCATGACATGGACAATCCTGACGGCCACCTTATAATTGCTCAGGTAGCCACAAACCCACAGGGCCTTGTTGGGAAAGAGAATGCAACTAGTGAAATGGACCCATCCCATAGTAAGTTCTTAAAAATTGTGTCCGGTGACCCATACTGTGAGAAGGATGCCCAGGAAGTGCACTGCGATGAGGCTGCCAAGTGGAACATGAATGCACCACCTACTTTCCACTCAGAGATGATGTATGACAATTTCACCTTGGTCCCTGTCTGGGGAAAGGAAGGCTATCTCCAGGTCTGCTCTAACAGCCTCTGTTGTCACTTACTCTATGAAAGGCCCACTCTGTCCAAAGAGCTGTATGCCCTGGGTGTCTTTGACGGACTTCACACAGTGCATGGCACATACTACATTCAAGTCTGTGCCCTGGTCAAGTGTGGGGGTCTTGGCTTTGACACTTGTGGCCAGGAGATCACAGAGGCACAGGGCCTATTTGACTTTCACCTGTGGGGCAACTTCAGCACTTCCTttatctttcctttatttcttaccTCAGGGATGACTCTGGATACCCCTAACCAGCTAGGGTGGGAGAATGACCACTATTTCTTGAGGAAGAGTGGACTGTCCTCTGGCTTGGTGACAGCAGCTCTCTATGGGCGGTTGTATGAGAGGGACTAG
- the Btd gene encoding biotinidase isoform X1, whose product MNRRSRPTPSRFMVCIMSGACTAPALFLLLGCSALALGVGSGSPEHRDAEYYVAAVYEHRSVLSPNPLELSSRQKALELMKQNLDVYEQQVMAAAQKGVQIIVFPEDGIHGFNFTRTSIYPFLDFMPSPSLVKWNPCLEPFRFNDTEVLQRLSCMAMKGQMFLVANLGTKQPCLRSDPECPHDGRYQFNTNVVFSNNGTLVDRYRKHNLYFEAAFDTPANVDLITFDTPFAGKFGMFTCFDILFFDPTIRLLRDSEVKHIVYPTAWMNQLPLLAAIEIQKALATAFGVSVLAANIHHPTLGMTGSGIHTPLQSFWYHDMDNPDGHLIIAQVATNPQGLVGKENATSEMDPSHSKFLKIVSGDPYCEKDAQEVHCDEAAKWNMNAPPTFHSEMMYDNFTLVPVWGKEGYLQVCSNSLCCHLLYERPTLSKELYALGVFDGLHTVHGTYYIQVCALVKCGGLGFDTCGQEITEAQGLFDFHLWGNFSTSFIFPLFLTSGMTLDTPNQLGWENDHYFLRKSGLSSGLVTAALYGRLYERD is encoded by the exons ATTTATGGTCTGCATTATGTCTGGAGCCTGCACTGCgcctgctctcttcctcctcctcggcTGTTCTGCGCTTGCGCTGGGCGTTGGCTCGGGCTCCCCAGAGCACCGTGATGCAGAGTACTACGTGGCTGCCGTGTACGAGCACCGGTCGGTCCTGAGCCCAAACCCTCTGGAGCTCAGTAGCCGCCAGAAGGCCCTGGAGCTCATGAAGCAGAACCTCGACGTCTATGAACAGCAAGTGATGGCTGCAGCCCAGAAG GGTGTACAGATTATAGTGTTCCCAGAAGATGGCATCCATGGGTTTAACTTCACAAGAACATCCATTTACCCATTCTTGGACTTCATGCCATCTCCCAGCCTGGTCAAGTGGAACCCATGTCTGGAGCCCTTTCGGTTCAACGACACAGAG GTCCTCCAGCGCCTGAGTTGTATGGCCATGAAGGGACAGATGTTCTTGGTGGCCAATCTCGGAACAAAGCAGCCTTGCCTTCGCAGTGACCCTGAGTGCCCACATGATGGGAGATACCAGTTTAATACAAATGTGGTGTTCAGCAACAATGGAACCCTTGTTGACCGCTACCGTAAGCACAACCTGTACTTTGAGGCAGCCTTTGACACCCCGGCTAACGTGGACCTCATCACCTTTGATACCCCCTTTGCTGGCAAGTTTGGCATGTTCACTTGCTTTGATATCCTGTTCTTTGACCCCACCATCCGTCTTCTCAGAGACTCTGAGGTGAAGCACATTGTGTACCCCACGGCCTGGATGAACCAGCTGCCACTCTTGGCAGCCATTGAAATTCAGAAAGCATTGGCCACTGCCTTTGGTGTCAGTGTTCTGGCAGCTAACATCCACCACCCGACTCTGGGGATGACTGGCAGTGGCATACACACTCCTCTTCAGTCCTTTTGGTACCATGACATGGACAATCCTGACGGCCACCTTATAATTGCTCAGGTAGCCACAAACCCACAGGGCCTTGTTGGGAAAGAGAATGCAACTAGTGAAATGGACCCATCCCATAGTAAGTTCTTAAAAATTGTGTCCGGTGACCCATACTGTGAGAAGGATGCCCAGGAAGTGCACTGCGATGAGGCTGCCAAGTGGAACATGAATGCACCACCTACTTTCCACTCAGAGATGATGTATGACAATTTCACCTTGGTCCCTGTCTGGGGAAAGGAAGGCTATCTCCAGGTCTGCTCTAACAGCCTCTGTTGTCACTTACTCTATGAAAGGCCCACTCTGTCCAAAGAGCTGTATGCCCTGGGTGTCTTTGACGGACTTCACACAGTGCATGGCACATACTACATTCAAGTCTGTGCCCTGGTCAAGTGTGGGGGTCTTGGCTTTGACACTTGTGGCCAGGAGATCACAGAGGCACAGGGCCTATTTGACTTTCACCTGTGGGGCAACTTCAGCACTTCCTttatctttcctttatttcttaccTCAGGGATGACTCTGGATACCCCTAACCAGCTAGGGTGGGAGAATGACCACTATTTCTTGAGGAAGAGTGGACTGTCCTCTGGCTTGGTGACAGCAGCTCTCTATGGGCGGTTGTATGAGAGGGACTAG